One Lysinibacillus sp. OF-1 DNA segment encodes these proteins:
- a CDS encoding aminotransferase-like domain-containing protein: MLKYEWIYSQLLTQIQAGTLQSGAKLPSIRQLSQQFSCSKSTILTALKKLEDQHLIYVLPKSGYYVVDHQLPLQPQERDHIDFATSSPSWHAFPYQDFQHCINKAIDTYQTDLFRYGTPKGLPSLITEAKKLLANYQVFAKEENIFITSGVQQSLSLLSIMPFPNGRSTILVEQPSYHLYMDYLKTYGVSAIGIKRTTDGIDLHELESIFSKHDIKFFYTMPRLHNPLGTSYSKKTKDLIRKLAYQYNVYIVEDDYLADFEQNSKIDPIYTDDTQQYVIYLKSFSKIMFPGLRIGLAVLPDVFTDTFQQYKNTTDIDSSMISQAALELYLKSGMFERYQKKVTEAYASRANSLQQSIATHLAQYQASIEVCMHSHIVLPRQVNTQKLIQHLMQHKIYLDTINRNYLDAFDHERILKLNVSNVEESKIDVGIREIASALQSPSNYF; this comes from the coding sequence ATGCTTAAATATGAATGGATTTATTCTCAGCTGCTGACTCAAATACAAGCAGGTACTCTTCAATCAGGGGCAAAGCTACCTTCTATCCGCCAGTTATCACAGCAATTTTCCTGTAGTAAAAGTACTATTTTAACTGCTTTAAAAAAACTTGAGGATCAGCATCTTATCTATGTATTACCGAAAAGCGGCTACTATGTTGTTGACCATCAGTTACCCTTACAACCACAGGAAAGAGATCACATAGATTTTGCTACATCTTCACCCAGTTGGCATGCTTTCCCATATCAGGATTTTCAACATTGTATAAACAAAGCTATTGATACATACCAAACAGATCTATTTAGATATGGAACACCAAAAGGCTTACCATCTTTAATAACAGAAGCGAAAAAATTATTAGCAAACTATCAAGTATTCGCAAAAGAAGAAAATATTTTTATTACTTCTGGCGTCCAGCAATCCCTGTCTTTGCTAAGTATTATGCCATTTCCAAATGGTCGTTCAACCATTTTAGTGGAACAACCTAGTTACCATTTATATATGGATTATTTAAAAACTTATGGAGTTTCGGCAATCGGCATCAAAAGAACAACGGATGGCATTGATTTACATGAATTAGAAAGCATTTTTAGTAAACATGACATAAAGTTTTTTTACACGATGCCACGTCTGCACAATCCTCTAGGTACTTCTTATAGTAAAAAGACAAAAGATCTAATCCGTAAACTTGCTTATCAATATAATGTTTACATTGTTGAAGATGATTATTTGGCAGATTTCGAGCAAAATTCGAAAATAGATCCCATTTATACAGATGATACACAGCAATATGTTATCTATTTAAAAAGCTTTTCTAAAATCATGTTTCCTGGCTTACGTATTGGACTTGCCGTTTTACCAGATGTCTTTACTGACACATTTCAGCAGTACAAAAATACCACTGATATTGATAGCTCCATGATTTCACAGGCTGCCTTAGAGCTTTACTTGAAAAGTGGTATGTTTGAACGTTATCAAAAGAAAGTCACCGAAGCTTATGCAAGCCGAGCGAATAGCCTTCAGCAATCCATAGCAACGCATTTAGCCCAATATCAGGCATCAATAGAAGTCTGTATGCATAGCCATATCGTTCTACCAAGACAGGTCAATACTCAAAAGCTTATTCAGCATTTGATGCAACATAAAATTTATCTAGATACGATTAACCGCAATTATTTAGATGCATTTGATCATGAGCGAATATTAAAGCTAAATGTGTCCAATGTGGAGGAATCTAAAATCGACGTTGGCATAAGGGAAATTGCATCAGCCCTTCAAAGTCCTAGCAATTACTTCTAA
- a CDS encoding YunC family protein: protein MVTIEPIMIKGHFFTAVVVQLPKTTLLTISNTTGYIMCGALDVGLLNSRLVDRKIVAGRAVGVKTIDELLTAPLESVTYEAEQLGITEGMTGVEALLKMI from the coding sequence ATGGTGACAATTGAACCTATTATGATTAAAGGGCATTTCTTCACTGCAGTAGTTGTTCAATTACCTAAAACAACGCTACTGACCATTTCTAATACGACAGGCTACATTATGTGTGGAGCTTTAGATGTTGGCCTATTAAATAGTCGCTTAGTTGATCGAAAAATCGTTGCTGGTCGTGCAGTAGGTGTTAAAACAATTGATGAGCTATTAACAGCCCCATTAGAATCGGTAACGTATGAAGCAGAACAACTTGGCATTACTGAAGGAATGACTGGCGTAGAGGCACTTTTAAAAATGATCTAA
- a CDS encoding uridine kinase family protein: MEKIFQEILESIRFADKRIIIGISGHGAAGKTTFAEKLLKVLNQAEVNYLNTDPYIVSSDIRKQTMINYTYQNVNHRFKMTACHPAAHHLPSLERDVRMIRAGLDLLTIGTHYMKSTLISSKKQITIVEGMSVAFIDPELLDFKIYFYTDGATELKRRSDRDVLDRGTDINYLKQSHDERRIQYELFMHPYCQHFDMVIKTEDDEILIEKNTLVK, translated from the coding sequence ATGGAGAAGATTTTTCAAGAAATATTGGAATCGATCAGATTTGCTGATAAAAGGATTATTATTGGCATTTCAGGTCATGGAGCTGCAGGAAAAACAACATTTGCTGAAAAGCTTTTAAAAGTTTTAAATCAAGCTGAAGTGAATTATTTGAATACTGATCCTTATATTGTTAGTTCAGATATTCGCAAACAGACAATGATTAATTATACATATCAAAATGTAAATCATCGTTTTAAAATGACCGCTTGTCATCCCGCTGCCCATCACCTTCCTTCATTGGAAAGAGATGTTCGGATGATAAGAGCAGGGCTGGATTTATTGACAATCGGTACACATTATATGAAAAGCACATTAATTTCTTCAAAAAAACAGATCACGATAGTAGAAGGAATGAGTGTAGCATTTATAGATCCAGAGTTATTGGATTTCAAAATTTATTTTTATACAGATGGGGCTACAGAGCTTAAGCGAAGATCAGATCGTGATGTACTTGATAGAGGGACAGATATAAATTATTTAAAACAATCACATGATGAACGACGTATTCAATATGAATTATTTATGCATCCATATTGCCAACATTTTGATATGGTTATTAAAACAGAGGATGATGAAATCCTTATTGAAAAAAATACACTTGTAAAATAA
- a CDS encoding FecCD family ABC transporter permease has protein sequence MLKSKFSFFTLLLFLIVLVFISIIASVSIGQVSIPFLDSCKIVLYQITGINIGHIDTTISNMTLEIIWQIRFPRVLLALFVGSGLALCGSVMQATIQNPLADPYLLGISSGASLGATFSIILGYQLSLFGESNLMIWAFLGALLATFLVLLLSSIGERMSVIKLILAGTVVNALFTALSNLFIYFAKDAEGVRSVSFWTMGSLSTADWDDLPLIATTIIIIAVFFLSQWRIMNAMLMGDDAAMTLGININTYRKVFLVISAALTGIIVSTCGIIGFVGLIIPHIVRIFTGSNHQQLLPIVILVGAIFLIWTDLLARSIIPNSELPIGIVTSLLGAPVFMHMLIKKKYGFGGN, from the coding sequence ATGCTCAAAAGTAAATTTTCTTTTTTTACCCTACTTCTATTTTTGATAGTGCTAGTTTTCATTTCTATAATTGCTTCTGTTTCCATAGGACAAGTCAGTATACCATTTCTTGATTCTTGCAAAATTGTTTTATATCAAATTACAGGAATAAACATAGGTCATATAGATACAACTATTTCTAACATGACACTTGAAATCATATGGCAAATTCGTTTTCCCAGAGTTTTATTAGCACTATTCGTCGGGAGTGGTTTGGCACTTTGCGGTAGTGTGATGCAAGCAACCATTCAGAATCCACTTGCAGATCCTTATTTACTTGGTATCTCCTCAGGTGCTTCACTAGGTGCAACATTCTCTATCATATTAGGGTATCAGCTCAGCCTTTTTGGAGAATCAAATTTAATGATTTGGGCGTTTCTAGGTGCGTTATTGGCAACATTTCTAGTATTGCTGCTATCAAGTATTGGGGAAAGAATGTCTGTTATTAAACTTATTCTAGCCGGAACTGTTGTCAATGCACTATTTACAGCTCTATCTAATCTATTTATATATTTTGCTAAAGATGCGGAAGGTGTACGTTCAGTATCATTTTGGACAATGGGGAGTTTGTCCACTGCTGATTGGGATGACCTGCCTTTAATCGCTACTACTATTATTATTATAGCTGTATTTTTCCTCTCCCAATGGCGCATTATGAATGCAATGCTTATGGGAGATGATGCTGCTATGACATTAGGTATTAATATAAATACTTATCGAAAAGTATTTTTAGTTATTTCTGCCGCTTTGACAGGCATTATAGTTTCAACATGTGGAATCATTGGCTTTGTTGGGCTTATCATTCCACATATTGTACGCATCTTTACAGGGTCAAATCATCAACAACTACTACCTATTGTTATTTTAGTAGGGGCTATCTTTTTAATCTGGACAGATTTATTAGCAAGGTCAATCATTCCTAACAGCGAATTACCAATTGGCATCGTAACCTCATTATTAGGTGCCCCAGTATTTATGCACATGTTAATAAAAAAGAAATATGGTTTTGGGGGTAACTAA
- a CDS encoding ABC transporter ATP-binding protein has product MELDVENVSFAVSDVEIIKSISLKVKEGQFVGIIGPNGCGKSTLLKNIYKVIKPTSGKIFLDDIDIVKSSAKEIAKKMGVVGQFNNSNFDFTVRDMVMMGRTPHKRMLESDTKNDIELVDNILRKVNLEHYASKHFSYLSGGEKQRVILARALAQEPQFLILDEPTNHLDIKYQIQILSLVQSLQIGTLAALHDLSIAAMYCEYLYVLKNGRILTHGKPEKLLTPSLVKEVYEVDCCIYQNNDTNNIVVAYHPALPNH; this is encoded by the coding sequence ATGGAATTAGATGTAGAAAATGTTTCATTCGCAGTATCAGATGTTGAAATTATCAAAAGTATTTCGCTAAAGGTGAAAGAAGGACAATTTGTTGGCATTATTGGACCGAATGGTTGTGGAAAATCAACACTATTAAAAAACATTTATAAAGTCATAAAACCCACTAGTGGCAAGATTTTTTTAGATGATATAGATATTGTTAAATCCTCTGCCAAAGAAATCGCGAAAAAAATGGGGGTTGTTGGACAATTTAACAACTCGAATTTTGACTTTACTGTACGTGATATGGTGATGATGGGAAGAACACCACATAAAAGAATGTTAGAATCAGATACAAAAAATGATATTGAACTTGTGGATAACATATTACGAAAAGTAAACTTAGAGCATTATGCTTCAAAACATTTCTCTTATCTTTCTGGTGGTGAAAAGCAACGTGTCATTCTCGCACGTGCCTTAGCTCAAGAACCACAGTTTTTAATTTTAGATGAACCTACAAATCACCTAGATATTAAATATCAAATTCAAATTTTATCACTAGTGCAATCATTACAGATTGGTACACTAGCCGCATTGCATGATCTATCTATTGCTGCCATGTATTGTGAATATTTATATGTACTAAAAAATGGTCGCATACTAACACATGGCAAGCCTGAGAAGCTACTAACACCTTCATTAGTAAAAGAGGTTTATGAAGTTGACTGTTGTATCTATCAAAATAATGATACGAATAATATAGTCGTTGCGTATCATCCAGCTTTACCTAATCACTAA
- a CDS encoding ABC transporter substrate-binding protein, with product MLKKTLSLLGFTLILLILGCAQSQETISEKKDNTTINGNYPLTLDTYTYEGQKISQTIPNAPEKVMVIGSAVAELIVKFGQQEKVVGFAYSDLTNSDYKDDIDKLPLVSEMWPAKEAIMALEPDLIYSIASAFREELIGSIPSWNNRGLPVVSSTNFTIGRSIDIYFEEIQTFGKVFNIEDKTNKYLTEQQTRIDAITSKVKDSKEKPTVLLISGARGKYFYFSPKWAMIDEMIEGAGATYLELSKEDYIELSTEAIIAANPDKIIITEFQEPDQEKTKNNLMNDKKLRTVKAIQNNEVMAVEYTGAINGGIEIADLYEEVAAFINPEIVNGVKKNAQK from the coding sequence ATGTTAAAAAAAACCCTTTCTCTATTAGGTTTCACACTTATATTGCTGATTTTAGGTTGTGCACAATCACAGGAAACTATTTCTGAGAAAAAAGACAATACAACTATTAATGGAAACTATCCATTAACACTAGATACCTACACTTATGAAGGACAGAAAATCTCTCAGACTATCCCCAATGCTCCCGAGAAAGTGATGGTCATCGGTTCAGCTGTCGCAGAGTTAATAGTTAAGTTTGGACAGCAAGAAAAAGTCGTTGGATTTGCATATAGTGATTTAACAAATTCAGACTACAAAGATGACATTGACAAACTACCTTTAGTTAGTGAAATGTGGCCAGCTAAGGAGGCTATCATGGCTCTAGAACCTGATTTAATCTACTCTATTGCTTCTGCATTTAGAGAAGAATTAATTGGAAGTATCCCTTCTTGGAACAACCGTGGACTGCCTGTTGTTTCTTCCACCAACTTTACAATAGGACGTAGCATAGATATTTACTTTGAGGAAATTCAAACATTTGGGAAGGTTTTTAATATAGAAGATAAAACGAACAAATATCTAACTGAACAACAAACACGCATAGATGCCATTACTTCTAAAGTTAAGGATTCTAAAGAAAAGCCTACTGTCCTATTGATAAGTGGCGCTAGAGGAAAGTATTTCTACTTCTCACCAAAATGGGCCATGATTGACGAGATGATTGAAGGTGCAGGCGCTACATATTTAGAACTTTCGAAAGAAGACTATATTGAGCTTTCAACAGAGGCAATTATTGCAGCAAATCCAGATAAAATTATCATCACAGAATTCCAAGAGCCTGATCAAGAAAAAACAAAAAATAATTTAATGAATGATAAAAAGCTTCGAACTGTAAAAGCCATTCAAAATAATGAAGTTATGGCCGTAGAATATACAGGAGCTATAAATGGTGGTATTGAGATTGCTGATTTATATGAGGAAGTAGCTGCATTTATCAACCCTGAAATAGTTAATGGAGTGAAAAAAAATGCTCAAAAGTAA
- a CDS encoding TetR/AcrR family transcriptional regulator: protein MIRVTKSASERRNEILDTAESLFSEKGYEKTSTTDITKKMGVAQGTLYYYFKSKEALANALIDRQLKGIKQEFTEVIYNETLTAYEKIAWIFVYELDDPTGHVEIFKYLQHDSNATLRQILHVQTICQFTPLLTDLNIQGNKEGLFHIENPTLVAEFFLSTIHHWVDSSLFKWNKDERIARIKAIQSTFEHLFGVPHGKFDLSLLRQTVKVKFNY from the coding sequence ATGATTAGAGTAACAAAAAGTGCATCAGAACGACGAAATGAGATTTTAGATACAGCAGAGTCTCTTTTTAGTGAAAAAGGTTATGAAAAAACCTCAACTACTGATATAACTAAAAAGATGGGAGTAGCACAGGGAACGCTGTACTATTACTTTAAATCCAAAGAAGCATTGGCAAATGCATTAATTGATAGGCAACTTAAAGGAATAAAGCAAGAATTTACAGAAGTCATCTATAATGAGACACTTACGGCGTATGAGAAAATTGCATGGATTTTTGTTTATGAGCTTGATGATCCAACAGGCCATGTCGAAATCTTTAAATATTTACAACATGATAGTAATGCTACTCTGCGTCAAATATTACATGTACAAACCATTTGTCAGTTTACGCCACTGCTAACAGATTTAAATATACAAGGCAATAAAGAGGGGCTCTTTCACATTGAAAATCCAACGCTAGTGGCAGAATTTTTCCTATCGACAATCCACCATTGGGTAGATTCATCGTTATTTAAATGGAATAAAGATGAACGTATTGCTAGAATTAAAGCCATTCAATCTACGTTCGAACATTTATTCGGAGTCCCTCATGGAAAATTTGATTTATCCCTCCTAAGACAAACTGTGAAAGTTAAATTTAATTATTGA
- a CDS encoding DMT family transporter has protein sequence MSEKRKAYIAAISYACIIGLSFMFVKVTLTVASPTDILAHRFTFAFICIVILMVFTKNKLTIKKYDLLKILPLAILYPIVFFTFQVLGLAKISSSEAGIIQATIPIFTLALAGLLLKEKATRGQLVFISLSVLGVIYMLIMNGANATTGNVIGSGLILLSALAASLYNVFARRLTKQYSLLILTYVMTLCGFVIFNGVALGNHLMNGTIDEFFQPLTHVDFVIAILYLGLLSSLGTSYLSNYALSKLEASKMSVFSNFATLITILAGVLFLQEVFHLYHFIGGIIIIIGVIGTNYFGQRQVV, from the coding sequence ATGTCAGAAAAAAGAAAAGCCTATATAGCAGCGATTTCGTATGCATGTATCATTGGCCTTTCATTCATGTTTGTGAAAGTTACATTAACGGTGGCGAGTCCAACTGATATATTAGCCCATCGCTTTACGTTTGCCTTCATCTGTATTGTTATTTTAATGGTATTTACGAAAAATAAGCTAACAATAAAAAAATATGATTTACTAAAAATTTTACCGTTAGCCATATTGTATCCCATTGTTTTTTTCACTTTTCAAGTGCTTGGGCTTGCTAAAATTTCCTCTTCAGAAGCTGGAATTATTCAAGCAACGATTCCTATTTTTACATTAGCACTAGCAGGTTTATTATTAAAGGAAAAAGCTACTCGTGGACAGCTCGTCTTCATTAGTTTATCTGTACTTGGAGTTATCTACATGCTAATTATGAATGGGGCCAATGCAACTACAGGAAATGTCATCGGCAGTGGACTTATTTTACTTTCAGCCCTTGCTGCGTCGCTTTATAACGTGTTTGCACGAAGGCTTACAAAGCAATATTCATTACTGATTTTAACGTATGTGATGACATTATGTGGATTTGTCATTTTTAATGGGGTGGCTCTTGGAAATCATCTGATGAATGGTACAATCGATGAATTTTTTCAGCCATTAACACATGTTGATTTTGTCATCGCGATTTTATATTTAGGGCTATTATCCTCGCTCGGTACGTCCTATTTATCCAATTATGCGTTATCTAAATTAGAGGCTTCTAAAATGAGTGTTTTTAGTAACTTTGCTACGCTCATTACAATACTTGCAGGCGTTTTGTTTTTACAGGAAGTCTTTCACCTTTATCACTTTATTGGTGGAATCATCATCATTATTGGCGTCATAGGAACAAATTATTTTGGGCAGAGGCAGGTAGTGTAA
- a CDS encoding DMT family transporter, which yields MRKYSLLLLISCIWGSQFFFVALVTNDVGAVTLSLLKALIGAICLSIMSLFLKKENYLANSKLYIGIAIFEVVIPFVLIAQGQKYVSSSIASMLIAIVPIITSVLFVFFFNKKVSSFQTISILLGFLGIIILSWPIQGVSGSGTVLGNVLLLLAALSFAFSLILMEKLEGGSPIVHMRNVLGIATVILLPMAFILEQPLRLSINGIQVVSIVILGIFHAGIVYMLYNLLIKSEGALFASFSNYIVPVVGVLLGYLILKEPLLIKHFIGICIILCALLLSKRNKK from the coding sequence ATGAGAAAATACAGCCTTTTGCTATTAATAAGTTGTATATGGGGCTCTCAGTTTTTCTTCGTAGCATTAGTTACGAATGATGTGGGAGCTGTCACTTTATCTTTGTTAAAAGCTTTAATCGGTGCAATCTGCTTAAGTATTATGAGCTTATTTTTGAAAAAAGAAAACTACTTAGCAAATAGTAAATTATACATTGGGATTGCCATTTTTGAAGTAGTGATTCCCTTCGTCCTCATTGCGCAAGGTCAAAAATATGTATCCAGTAGTATTGCGTCTATGCTCATAGCAATTGTCCCGATTATCACGTCAGTTCTCTTTGTTTTTTTCTTTAATAAAAAAGTTAGTTCGTTTCAAACGATTAGCATTCTATTAGGCTTTTTGGGGATCATCATTCTTTCTTGGCCAATACAAGGGGTGAGTGGTTCAGGGACAGTATTAGGGAATGTGCTGCTACTATTAGCAGCACTGAGCTTTGCATTTTCGTTAATTTTAATGGAGAAGTTAGAGGGTGGTTCACCAATCGTTCATATGAGAAATGTTTTAGGAATTGCCACTGTGATTTTATTACCAATGGCATTTATCCTTGAACAACCATTACGATTAAGCATAAATGGGATTCAGGTCGTCTCCATTGTTATATTAGGCATTTTCCACGCAGGGATTGTGTATATGCTTTATAATCTTTTAATTAAAAGTGAGGGTGCTTTATTTGCCTCTTTTAGTAATTATATCGTTCCTGTAGTAGGTGTTCTACTTGGATATTTGATATTGAAAGAACCGTTATTAATCAAACATTTCATAGGGATATGTATTATTCTTTGTGCTCTTTTGTTGTCGAAAAGAAACAAGAAGTGA
- a CDS encoding DUF2238 domain-containing protein has product MNNGQHFKIHLTLLAIVLIVFTWSVIKPSSYLDWLAEVSPGVVAITVVVCIYHKFRFTTFSYIIIALLSILTFIGGHYTYSEVPLFNWLKEEFHFQRNHYDRFGHFLKGLLAIVIREILLRKTQLTKGAWLTGITISILLAIAAFYEIIEWLSTRISKGSKGTKDFLGMQGDRWDAQWDMFLALLGTILTLLFFTKLHDKYLKRLNKE; this is encoded by the coding sequence ATGAATAATGGTCAACATTTTAAGATACACCTAACCTTACTTGCTATCGTCTTAATTGTATTTACCTGGTCAGTCATTAAACCATCCTCCTATTTAGATTGGCTGGCTGAGGTTAGCCCAGGGGTTGTGGCAATAACAGTCGTAGTTTGTATCTATCATAAATTTCGCTTCACCACATTTTCTTATATCATCATTGCCCTATTGTCGATCCTTACTTTTATAGGTGGACATTATACCTATTCAGAGGTTCCTCTTTTTAATTGGCTAAAAGAAGAATTTCATTTCCAACGCAATCACTATGATCGTTTCGGTCATTTTTTAAAAGGTTTATTAGCCATCGTGATAAGGGAAATATTACTTCGAAAGACGCAGCTTACTAAAGGAGCTTGGCTAACAGGTATTACAATTAGTATTTTGCTCGCAATTGCTGCTTTTTATGAAATCATCGAATGGTTAAGTACAAGAATCTCGAAGGGCAGTAAAGGGACGAAAGATTTTTTAGGCATGCAGGGAGATCGCTGGGATGCACAATGGGACATGTTTTTAGCCTTGTTGGGAACTATTTTAACTTTACTTTTCTTCACAAAGCTTCATGATAAATATTTAAAAAGACTAAACAAGGAATAA
- a CDS encoding SIMPL domain-containing protein, whose amino-acid sequence MYYAQVNQQVPHLSRVITVTGNGQVMATPSSVQIQIEVQTQGNNVQGPQQENARIMNQVIQSLVALGIPREQIQTASYTVTPQYHFEDGKQIFNGYEVVNAITVNVSNIDNLGLVIDTAIENGANRIANIQFKLDHIDAYYQQALNFALQNAQLKAKTIAETMHLPLQPLPIEIVEEQANTPILYRSMAVSSGVTPIEQGQIAIDATVRVKFQY is encoded by the coding sequence ATGTACTATGCACAAGTCAATCAACAAGTACCCCATCTATCACGCGTTATTACGGTAACTGGCAATGGCCAGGTAATGGCTACTCCAAGCTCTGTACAAATACAAATAGAAGTCCAAACACAAGGCAATAATGTACAAGGCCCTCAGCAGGAAAATGCAAGGATCATGAATCAAGTCATTCAGTCACTAGTAGCCCTCGGTATTCCAAGAGAACAAATACAAACAGCTAGTTATACAGTTACACCACAGTATCATTTTGAGGATGGCAAACAAATTTTTAATGGCTATGAAGTGGTCAATGCCATTACCGTCAATGTATCAAACATCGATAATTTGGGCTTAGTCATTGATACAGCCATAGAAAATGGAGCAAATCGTATTGCCAACATTCAGTTCAAATTGGACCATATAGACGCTTACTATCAGCAAGCATTAAATTTTGCTCTTCAGAATGCACAGTTGAAGGCGAAAACAATAGCAGAAACCATGCATCTTCCTTTACAGCCACTCCCTATAGAAATTGTGGAAGAGCAAGCTAACACACCGATCCTTTACCGCTCTATGGCTGTTTCCTCAGGAGTTACGCCTATAGAACAGGGACAAATTGCTATTGATGCTACTGTCCGCGTAAAATTCCAATACTAA
- a CDS encoding DUF1540 domain-containing protein, translating to MAQEILCEVNNCTFWDSGNKCTAEKIYVVSQKGQHASNSEETDCKTFEPETH from the coding sequence ATGGCACAAGAAATTCTTTGTGAAGTCAATAACTGCACATTTTGGGATTCTGGTAACAAATGTACAGCCGAAAAAATTTATGTTGTCAGCCAAAAGGGACAACATGCTTCCAACAGCGAGGAAACAGACTGTAAAACATTCGAACCTGAAACGCATTAA
- a CDS encoding MFS transporter has translation MNPISSEKSSTFYSYRWLALAVILLPTLLISLNTYMIQIALPSIQNDLHISFSHAQLLFSGYSVGLATALIIGGKLGDIYGRKKILWIGVLFFTLTAFLGGILSSPLLLVGIRFVQGLAAALIQPQVLSTIQEIFPPREKNLAFGLYGAVIGVAFTFGLILGGLLVQWNIFNGGWRTVFFFNVPIGMLVLLLLPFIPESTDKKSNHIDWMGSILLMVSIFLLIYPLSEVQQQGWQTWIFSCLLLSFVVLILFIYLERFKQKLQQSPLVDLSLFKHRPFVFGICSVLAIYLSMFAFFFILSYFLQYGLKYDTGETSLVFLPIGIGFFVTSIISSKIINKYGFIVLKMGALCMSMCTFLLVFFLWMEQYNLLRTDAIILLFVYGLGLGLATTPLANAILGNIPKIHMGVAAGLFTTFMYLANSLAVAGISILFSYYLGTSLESASLLNYIHAFTISLIVIGLFSMIAYMILSLYHKMILRIKIKQQ, from the coding sequence ATGAATCCAATTTCATCAGAAAAATCAAGTACGTTCTATTCATATAGATGGTTGGCATTAGCGGTGATATTACTTCCAACATTATTAATCTCCTTAAATACTTACATGATACAAATTGCATTACCTTCCATTCAAAACGACTTGCATATATCCTTTTCTCACGCTCAATTACTATTTTCAGGATATTCGGTTGGGCTTGCAACTGCTCTAATAATTGGAGGTAAACTAGGCGATATTTACGGTAGAAAAAAAATATTATGGATTGGCGTATTGTTCTTTACCCTTACTGCTTTCTTAGGAGGAATACTTTCAAGCCCATTGTTATTAGTTGGGATTCGATTTGTTCAAGGCTTAGCCGCAGCCCTTATTCAGCCTCAAGTTTTATCAACAATCCAGGAAATTTTTCCGCCTAGAGAAAAAAATTTAGCTTTCGGCTTGTATGGTGCTGTCATTGGAGTAGCCTTTACCTTTGGCTTAATATTAGGGGGATTATTAGTTCAATGGAATATATTTAACGGCGGTTGGCGAACTGTATTTTTTTTCAATGTTCCAATTGGCATGCTAGTACTCCTTTTGCTCCCTTTTATACCGGAGTCAACGGATAAGAAATCCAATCATATTGATTGGATGGGTTCAATTTTATTAATGGTTAGTATATTTCTACTTATTTATCCTTTATCCGAAGTCCAACAACAAGGATGGCAAACATGGATTTTTAGCTGTCTACTGCTTTCATTTGTTGTACTTATTCTGTTCATTTATCTTGAGCGATTTAAGCAAAAACTTCAACAATCACCTCTCGTAGACCTAAGTTTATTTAAGCATCGCCCTTTTGTATTTGGCATTTGTTCTGTGCTAGCTATTTACTTAAGTATGTTTGCCTTTTTCTTTATCCTTAGTTACTTTTTACAATATGGCCTAAAGTATGATACAGGAGAAACGAGTTTAGTTTTTCTACCAATAGGAATTGGATTTTTTGTAACGTCTATTATTTCTTCAAAAATTATTAATAAGTATGGTTTTATTGTTTTAAAAATGGGTGCATTATGTATGAGTATGTGTACTTTTTTACTTGTCTTCTTTTTATGGATGGAGCAATATAATTTACTCAGAACTGATGCAATAATCCTTTTATTCGTCTATGGCCTTGGACTTGGTCTTGCTACAACACCTTTAGCAAATGCCATATTGGGTAACATTCCAAAGATTCATATGGGGGTTGCTGCTGGTCTATTTACAACCTTTATGTACTTAGCAAATTCCTTAGCAGTCGCAGGTATTAGTATACTATTTTCTTATTATTTAGGAACAAGTTTAGAGAGCGCTTCTTTGTTAAATTATATACATGCTTTTACTATAAGTTTAATTGTCATTGGACTGTTTTCTATGATAGCCTATATGATTTTGTCACTTTATCATAAAATGATTTTAAGAATAAAAATAAAGCAACAATAA